TTCCCTGAAGGGAGAGCATCCTGTCTGGTCTTGTGGAGCAGAGGGCCATTGCCCTTGTCTTGTTTGGGCTCGTCTTGAGCCCCAGTCGGTTGCACTCATTTTCAGTCAGCTTAAGCGCATGTTGGGCGTTATTGACTCTCCTGCGCCCTCGCACTATCAGCTGGAGATCATCAGCGTAGCAGAGGAGTTTAACTGTAGGCCTAAAGGGGAGCTTCACAAGGTTCTCCATCAGGATATTGAAGAGTGTTGGACTGAGGATGCCTCTTTGTGGGGTGCCATTCTCGAGGGGCTTGTATGACAAGGCGACTTTTTGGAATCTTACTCGTTCCTGGCGATGCATCAGGTAGTCCTGGATCCACCTGATGAGCCTGCCCAGGACTCGCTTCTCAGGTACAGTCTCTAGTATCACCAGCGGACTGGAGAGCTCGAAGGCTATTTTGTAGATCCAAGAAGATTACTATAGCCGGTTTGCTGTCAATAATGGTTAGTATCTCCGCTATGTTGGTAGCTGTCCCAATGTTTTCTGTGTAGGCGAAGATATGGGGATGCATGGGGCCGACTTTCCACCGGAGCCTGTTGAGAAGCACCCTATAGGCCGTCTTGGCAATGCAGCTGTGGAGGGAGATGGATCGTGGTTTCTCTGGTTCTCTGGGCTTGGGAATGGGCTGGATgtctgcctttttccattccagtGGAAGTTTCTGTGCTGTCCACGAGGCGTTGATGGCCTGCAGTAGTGCCTCGTGTCCAGCTTCTCCGGCGTGGCACAGCATGGAATAGGTTATTCTGTCGGCCCCTGGTGCCATGTCCCTGCTCCGTTTCATCGCCTTTTCCAATTCTTGTTTCGTGAATCCCTGTCCGTTGTGCCTTGCCTGCTGCTTGCCTTCCTTATGCGTGCTGTCCTCCCCTGTTTAAGTCTTTTCTGTGTATGTTCCGCCTTTTTGGGTAGGTTGTTTGTGGCTGCTCGCAGCCTCTGGTTGGTGCCTGATCAAAGTGTTTTCTGTATACCTTGTACCCACTAAAGTGGAAGCTGTGGTGTCCTGGGAGGAGGGTCTCTTGAAGGAGTATGATGTCTAGACCTTCACTTTCCGCTGCTGCATGGAGGAGGTGTTTTATTCCTTATTCCCTGGATGTTCCAGAAGAGGATCCTAAAGGAGTTGGCGGTCTGTTTGGTGGATGGAGGGGGCGCAGGCTTGGTGGCGTGCACCCTCTTGATTCACTTGGGGCAGCCCGAGTTCCACGTATGGTTTTTCCCCTGGCAGTTGGTGCATTTGGGAGATACCTTTTCGCCCTGTTTCAGCTTGGTGAGGCACAGTTCCGTGTTGTGGCTCTTTACACATATGACGCATATGTCCTTGTTTGAGCCCCTTGACTGGTGGTGCCCAAATCTCTGGCAGTGGTAGCATCTCAGGGGTTCCGGAACATAAGGCCGCACCTCGTATCTGTCCCAGACTTTCAAATCGATGTGGCTCGGAGTTGGGCCTAATGGGTTATCATAACCTGCCGAGTCTGGACGGTCTTGTCTGTGAGCGGAGTGCAGTGCTCCGCCTTCAGAACCTTGGGGTGGTTTTCTATGGGATCCAGGGGCAGTTCTCTGGGGTACTTGAGTACCACCGATTTCGTTTCCCTCATGGCCGAGTCTAATTTGGTAGCAACGGATGAGTCCTTTAGAAGGACATCCAGGGCGTTGGCTGAGGAGGCATCCTTGGGTGAGGAATCATCTTCCCCTTGAGGTTGGGCCTCACAGAGAATCTGGCATTTGGCAGCTTTTTCTCCGGGCTGGAAATGGTCTCATAGGCCGTTGTTGCTTCTGTGGTCGCGATCTGGAACTTGGGAAGCGCCGGAGTTGAGCTTGTGgaggcggtggagttggtcgtcgtggagtcggtggagttggtcgtcgtggaggcggtggagttggttgtcgttgtggcggtggtgttggtcgttggTGTGACGGTTGAGACACTTAGGGCCTCTTGGGAAACGTCGTTTCCCGAGGAGTTACGGCGGCGTTTcatatctcgttttctgttcacaACAGGGATCCATCCCTGTTTGTCGGCAGTGTCGGTGACGGTGGGGTGGTCGAAGACTGAGTCGATGATCCCAGCATCAGCCGCGTTCACAGAAGGGGCGCCGACGCTCGCCTCTGGAGCTTCCTTGCGGGGATCCCAGTTCCCTCTATACTCCTGACGTCGGAGGTGGGGTCCCAGTTTGGGGAGCCTGAGCTCTCCATACTGGCCAGTCGGGTGATGCGCTCGACCAGCTGGGGCCGTTGTTGGGATGATGTTGTTCATGTTAAGATCGTTGGGCCTGTTGGTCCGAGAtgggcctttgcctgttggcaGCCCGTCTCTGGTTTCTAGTCTTGATTTATTCTCTCTTGGGAGGTGGGAATTCCCTTATGGTCAGTAGTAGGTGTCCCATATGGTTTCTTTGAATCTTCTGGAGTAGTGAGGCCGTTGGTAGTGCATGGTTTTCCTCACTGAAATCAGGGACTCTTTCACAGAGAGTTTGTGTCACTTgacagtccagcatgtagtgttccagTCGGTGCATTGACGGCTCCTGGCAGTAGAAGCAGTCCTTGATGACGCCGTCAGTTCTTTGCCAGCTGTATTTGTACCCCAATTGTAGACTGTGTAGATTGATTAGGGTATTCCTGGTTATGTCCCAGTCGTTTTATGGTGGCTCCAATGACGTGGCCACCATGTACATCTTGAGTGAAATGGATCCGAAGCCTTGCTGCATTTTGTAGCTTGGGCTTCATTTTTTGCAAGCTCACTGGAACATGCACCTGGATGTTATTGAAGCGTGTAGCTGCTTTAGCTGCCTCGTATGCCGTCTCATTTTCCTCGATCCCCACGGGACTGGGGATCCAGTGTATGGTGATGGGACGTCCATTTTGCTACAGCTCTTATTATAGTTGAGCGAGGATCGAGGTGACAAGCTTGATGTTGTCCTTTTGGTGGCTGTGTTGCAGCGCTTGCACTGATGACTTGGAGTCCGTGTGTATTATCACGGGCTTCGAGTGCGAAGTGgctgcatgttccagggctttggagATGGCTGTTAGCTCCGTTTGTTGTGTGGAGCAGCCATTTGACATAGCCTCCAGAGGCAATTATGACCTTGTGTGTGGAAGGCCGCTCCCGACCTTCCCTCATCTGTCTGGTCCACTAATTCGTCTGTGAAGTATGCCACAGCTCCAGCAGGCATTTCAGTGGCCATGGCTATCAGACTCAGTCCTCTAATATCTTCCTGGTGGAGGCTAGACTTTTTGTCTCCTAATGCTTTGACTGCGAAGGTGGCTGGTGAAGGGTCTCATGGAGGTGGTAAACTATACCGATGGTGTGGTACTTCTTCCATCTGCAGTATGGATGTCTCCGCTCGGTAGGCGTGGATGATATTGGCCGCCATGTGCGACCAAGAGTTTCCTCTCGCGTCCTTTGGTGTCTGTGAAGGGCGGCCCGGATTTTGACTTTCGTGGTTGAGGGCTTGCTCGACCTGTAGATCTTGGCTACATGGGAGCTCCCAGTATGGTCCTGAGAGCGTTGTTTTGGATGAGCTCCATGTTGGTCACCTAGTCATCCCTCAGGCCAATGAGTGCTGGAGTAAAGTGGTTTACCAGCGATCTGATGGCGGCAGTGTAGTAGGTCCTGAGCACCTCTATATTTGCCCCAGCGGCTGGGCTAGTTAGCGACCTCATTAGGTTTTCTGTCAGAGATACTGAAGCTGCGTCCTGAAGCTGAGTTTGTGGTCAAACCACGGTCCAAGACTCTGATGGGTGTTGGCCTAGGTTACCAACGTTCCCTGAAGGGAGAGCATCCTGTCTGGTCTTGTGGAGCAGAGGGCCATTGCCCTTGTCTTGTTTGGGCTCGTCTTGAGCCCCAGTCGGTTGCACTCATTTTCAGTCAGCTTAAGCGCATGTTGGGCGTTATTGACTCTCCTGCGCCCTCGCACTATCAGCTGGAGATCATCAGCGTAGCAGAGGAGTTTAACTGTAGGCCTAAAGGGGAGCTTCACAAGGTTCTCCATCAGGATATTGAAGAGTGTTGGACTGAGGATGCCTCTTTGTGGGGTGCCATTCTCGAGGGGCTTGTATGACAAGGCGACTTTTTGGAATCTTACTCGTTCCTGGCGATGCATCAGGTAGTCCTGGATCCACCTGATGAGCCTGCCCAGGACTCGCTTCTCAGGTACAGTCTCTAGTATCACCAGCGGACTGGAGAGCTCGAAGGCTATTTTGTAGATCCAAGAAGATTACTATAGCCGGTTTGCTGTCAATAATGGTTAGTATCTCCGCTATGTTGGTAGCTGTCCCAATGTTTTCTGTGTAGGCGAAGATATGGGGATGCATGGGGCCGACTTTCCACCGGAGCCTGTTGAGAAGCACCCTATAGG
The sequence above is a segment of the Panulirus ornatus isolate Po-2019 chromosome 12, ASM3632096v1, whole genome shotgun sequence genome. Coding sequences within it:
- the LOC139752253 gene encoding uncharacterized protein, yielding MAPGADRITYSMLCHAGEAGHEALLQAINASWTAQKLPLEWKKADIQPIPKPREPEKPRSISLHSCIAKTAYRVLLNRLRWKVGPMHPHIFAYTENIGTATNIAEILTIIDSKPAIVIFLDLQNSLRALQSAGDTRDCT
- the LOC139752251 gene encoding uncharacterized protein — its product is MAPGADRITYSMLCHAGEAGHEALLQAINASWTAQKLPLEWKKADIQPIPKPREPEKPRSISLHSCIAKTAYRVLLNRLRWKVGPMHPHIFAYTENIGTATNIAEILTIIDSKPAIVIFLDLQNSLRALQSAGDTRDCT
- the LOC139752250 gene encoding uncharacterized protein — protein: MHRQERVRFQKVALSYKPLENGTPQRGILSPTLFNILMENLVKLPFRPTVKLLCYADDLQLIVRGRRRVNNAQHALKLTENECNRLGLKTSPNKTRAMALCSTRPDRMLSLQGTLVT